DNA from Kitasatospora acidiphila:
ATCAGCCGCAGCCCGGCGGGGGTGTTCCGGCTCGCCTCGGCGCAGTTGTCGCCGGGGGTGAAGAAGTAGCGGGCCCCGGCGTTGCGGGCGGCGATCACCTTCATCGAGATGCCGCCGATCGGGCCCACCTTGCCGCTGTCGTCGATCGTCCCGGTGCCGGCCACGAACCGGCCGCCGGTCAGGTCGGTGGGGTGAGCTTGTCCACGATGCCGAGCGCGAACATCAGCCCGGCGCTCGGCCCGCCGACGTCCTGCAGCCCGATGTCGACCTTGAACGGGTAGCTGTGCCCGTTGGCCGGCACGATCCCGACCATCGCCCGGTCGGCGTCGGGGGCCTTGGTGGTGGTGATCGCGACCTGGGTCTGGTCGGCCGGGCTCGGGTTCACGCTGTCCTTGTCGTGCGGGACGACGGTGAAGACCACGGTGTCGCCCGGCTTGTGCGGCGAGACCAGCTTGCCCACCTGGGCGGCGTCGGTGACCTGGGTGCCGTCCACCGCGACGATCCGGTCGCCGGCGTGCAGCTTGCCGTCGCTGGGGCCGCCGGCCACCACCGAGGAGACCATCACCTCCTTGCCGACCGGGATGCCGAGCTGGGTCAACGCGGCGGTCTTGGCGCTGTCCTGCGAGTTGACGAAGTCCTCGGCGTTCTGCTGCTGCGACTGCTGCTCGGTCTGCCCCGCCGGGTAGACGGTGCTGTGCGGCACCACCAGCTGGTCGCTGCTCAGCCAGCCGACCACCACCGAGACCAGGCTGGGCTGGTAGTCGGCCCCGGTGACCTGCACCGTCGTCATGTTCAGATGACCGGAGGTCGGGTAGGTCTGGTGGCCCGAGATGGAGATCACCGGGGTGCCGGACTTGTCCTGCGCACCGAGCGTGTTGTAGGTCGGCCCCGGGCTCAGCTGGGTGTACGGGACGTGGAACACGACCGAGACGCAGAGCAGCACTATGAGCATCAGGGTGGCGGCGAGCATCGTCGCAGAGCGGCGTGGCATGCCACGACAGTACGGGACCGGGCCCGCCGTGCGCCCGCCGGGTCAGCGGGCTCCCGGGTCAGCTGCCCTGGCGGTCCGCAACCTGGTGGCTGCCGGTGCTGCGCTCCATCGCGGCCAGGAACCGCTGGTGCTCGGCGAGCGAGGCGCCGTCACCGGTGGCCCGCGGCGGCCGCGCGGCCCAGGCCGCCCAGAGCAGCGCCAGTACCCCCGCACCGACGGGGATCCCCAACCAGGCCAGCGCTCCCATGTCCGTCCTCCCAGCTCCGTCGTGCCTATCAGCACATTAACCGGCCGGACGGAGAACGGCGCTGACGCCATCCGGGTTACGGCGGTCCTGTCGCTGCCACCCGGTGGACTGATTCATCTACCCGGCTGCCGCCGAACAGGGTAGCCCGGCCGGGCCAGGCGCCCGCCCGGCGCGGGACGGGCGCCCCGGTGGCCGCCCTAGCCCCTCAGCAGGAGCCCGCGCCGACCCACTCCTCCTGGCCGTCCGCGAAGATCTGGTGCTTCCAGATCGGCACCTCGTGCTTGAGGTCGTCGATCAGCCTGCGGGCCGCGGCGAAGGCCTCGCCCCGGTGCGGACAGGAGACCGCGACGATCACCGCGGCGTCGTTGATCTCCAGCCGCCCGACCCGGTGCACCGCCGCCAGCGCCCGCACCGGGAAGTCGGCTACCACCTTCTCGGCGATCCGGCGCATCTCGCGCTCGGCGGTCGGGTGGCAGCTGTACTCCAGCGCGGTCACCGACTTGCCGCCGTCGTGGTCGCGGACCGTCCCGACGAAGACCGTGGTGCCGCCGGCCGCGTCGTCGCCGACCGCCGCGTAGACCTCGTCGAGGGAGAGCGGCGTCTCACGGATCGCCAGCAGGCGGATGGGGTCGTGGTTCTCGGACATACTCCTCCTGATTTTCTCCTAGGCATCATGGTCCACCGGCGGCCCGACCCGGCAACTGTCGGACCGCACAACCGACCGGGCTCAGTAGCGGCGCCGCTTGCGGGCCCGGCGCACCAGCGCGGCCGTGCCGACCAGGGCCACCGTGGCACCGGCCGCACCCAGGCTGGTGGCCGCCTCCTTGCCGCCGAGCCGCCGCCCGGCCACCGCGTGCCGGCCCGCGACCTGGGCCAGCAGCTCGGCCAGTACCTCCTCGTTGCCGTACTGCGGCCGCCAGCCGGCCTCGTGCAGCCGGCTGCCGGAGACCACCCACGGGTACATGGTGTACGCCAGGTCGCCGGCCGGCGCCGGGGTCAGGCCCAGGCGGTGCAGCCGGGCCGCGGTGCCCAGGGCCAGCGAGGCGGGCAGCTCCATCCGGCGGATCCCGGACAGCGCCTCCACCTCCTCCTGCTCCAGCCAGCCGTCGCAGCCGACCGTCACCTCGCCCTCGACCAGGCCGAGCGCCGCGTACTCCAGCGCGGCCGCCAGATCGTCCACGTGGCAGAACTGCCAGCACGGCCGGGAGCCGGCCACCACCAGCAGCCGGGGCGCCTCGAAGTGCCGGGTCAGCACGGTGTCGATGCCCGGCCCGACCACCACGGCCGGCCGCAGCACCGTCACCTGCAGGCCCGGGTGGGCCCGCGGTGCCCGCCGGGCCAGCCGCTCGATCTCCAGCAGGTCGCCGACCAGGCTGGCCTCCTCGGTGGCCCGCAGCTCGGAGTCCTCGGCGAGCGGCACCTCGTTGTCCGGCAGCGCGCCGTAGACCATCGCGGAGGTGCAGAGCACCACCCGCTGCACGCCGGCGGCCGCCGCGGCCGTCACCACGGTCTGGGCGCCGCGCACGTTGTAGGCGCTGCGGACCCGCGGGTCCGATTCCATGCCGAGGTCCATCGCCAGGTGGACCACCACGTCCACCCCGCGCAGCCGCTCGGCCACCGCCGGATCGCGGACGTCCAGCACCCGCCACTGCACGCCGGCGGTCTCGCCCCGGCGGTCGTCGATCGCCAGGACCTTGCGTACCCCGGGCGAGGCCACCAGCCGGGCAGCCACCCGGCCGCCCAGCACTCCCGCGGCGCCGGTGACGGCGACGGTGAGCGGTCTGCCGCCGTAGGCTGGGGGCGCGGACCCGGGCACTACCTGGGCTTCCTCGTCTCCGGTCAGCCCAGAGCGAACGTCCGAAGACGGGGAACTCACCGGCCATCCTCCACGGTTAGCTTATGTGCGTACGTACGAGTGTCACGTACCGTCCATCCTGCCCGAGGAGCGGGCCCGGCGACGCACCCGGCGCGGGCGTGCCCGCTCCGACCTGCTAGCTGCTTTCCCGCCACAGCACCCGCGCGTGACGGCCGACCAGATCGAGGACCCAGTGAGCGACCTCCCCTTCGGATTCGGTGTCCCGCCCGAGGAGCCCGAGGAGGGCAAGGACAAGGGCGGCGACAAGAACGACAAGTCCGGCGGCCAGTCCGGCGCGAACCAGCCGCAGCAGCCGCAGCCGCCGTTCGGCTTCGGCGGCGCCAACCCGTTCGGCGGGTTGTTCGGTGCCGGCGGCGCCGGCGGCCAGGGCGGTTCCGGTGACAACCCGTTCGCGGCCATGATGGGCGGCCTCAACCCGGGCGACCTGGGCGCCGCCTTCCAGCAGCTCGGCCAGATGCTGTCGTTCGACGGCGGCCCGGTGAACTGGCAGCTGGCCAAGGACATCGCCCGGCAGTCCGTGGTGGCCGAGCAGCCCGAGGGCCGCAGCAAGGACCGCTCGGTCGGCGCCGCCGAGCGCGCCGCGGTCGAGGAGGCGGTCCGGCTGGCCGAGCTCTGGCTGGACTCCGCCACCGAGTTCCCGACCTCCTCGGCCGGCGCGGTGGCATGGAGCCGGGCCGAGTGGATCGAGGCCACCCTGCCGGTCTGGCAGGAGCTGGTCGACCCGGTCGCCGAGCGGGTCGGCAACGCCATGGGCGGCGTGCTGCCCGAGGAGATGCAGGCCATGGCCGGCCCGCTGATGGGCGTGATGCGCTCGATGGGCGGCGCCATGTTCGGCACCCAGATCGGCCAGGCGCTCGGCGCGCTGGCCGCCGAGGTGCTCGGCTCCACCGACATCGGCCTGCCGCTGGCCCCGGCCGGCAAGGCGGCGCTGCTGCCGCAGAACATCGCCGAGTTCGGCGAGGGGCTGAGCGTCCCCGCCGACGAGGTGCGGCTGTACCTGGCCCTGCGCGAGGCCGCCCACCAGCGGCTGTTCACCCATGTGCCGTGGCTGCGGGCCCACCTGTTCGGCGCCGTCCACGCCTACGCCCGGGGCATCAAGGTGGACACCTCCCGGATGGAGGAGATGATGGGCCGCCTCGACCTGGAGAACCCCGAGGCCCTCCAGGAGGCGCTCTCCGGCGGCATGCTCCAGCCCGAGGACACCCCCGAGCAGAAGGCGGCGCTGGCCCGCCTGGAGACGGCGCTGGCACTGGTCGAGGGCTGGGTGGACGCGGTGGTGCACGCCGCCGCCGAGCCCCACCTGCCGCAGTCCTCGGCACTGCGCGAGACGCTGCGCCGCCGCCGGGCCACCGGCGGCCCGGCCGAGCAGACCTTCGCCACCCTGGTCGGCCTGGAGCTGCGCCCGCGCCGACTGCGCGACGCCTCCCGGCTGTGGGCCTCGCTGGCCGACGCCCGCGGCATCGAGGGCCGGGACGCCCTCTGGCAGCACCCCGACATGCTGCCCACCGCCGCCGACCTGGACGACCCGGACGGCTTCGTGCACCGGGGCGACGCCGAGCCCGGCGCGGA
Protein-coding regions in this window:
- a CDS encoding zinc-dependent metalloprotease is translated as MSDLPFGFGVPPEEPEEGKDKGGDKNDKSGGQSGANQPQQPQPPFGFGGANPFGGLFGAGGAGGQGGSGDNPFAAMMGGLNPGDLGAAFQQLGQMLSFDGGPVNWQLAKDIARQSVVAEQPEGRSKDRSVGAAERAAVEEAVRLAELWLDSATEFPTSSAGAVAWSRAEWIEATLPVWQELVDPVAERVGNAMGGVLPEEMQAMAGPLMGVMRSMGGAMFGTQIGQALGALAAEVLGSTDIGLPLAPAGKAALLPQNIAEFGEGLSVPADEVRLYLALREAAHQRLFTHVPWLRAHLFGAVHAYARGIKVDTSRMEEMMGRLDLENPEALQEALSGGMLQPEDTPEQKAALARLETALALVEGWVDAVVHAAAEPHLPQSSALRETLRRRRATGGPAEQTFATLVGLELRPRRLRDASRLWASLADARGIEGRDALWQHPDMLPTAADLDDPDGFVHRGDAEPGADGLDFDAIERLLGEAAGGGAEPGKTGLTDQPQTDQTDQGEQDQDEKKDGPEA
- a CDS encoding NAD-dependent epimerase/dehydratase family protein — encoded protein: MSSPSSDVRSGLTGDEEAQVVPGSAPPAYGGRPLTVAVTGAAGVLGGRVAARLVASPGVRKVLAIDDRRGETAGVQWRVLDVRDPAVAERLRGVDVVVHLAMDLGMESDPRVRSAYNVRGAQTVVTAAAAAGVQRVVLCTSAMVYGALPDNEVPLAEDSELRATEEASLVGDLLEIERLARRAPRAHPGLQVTVLRPAVVVGPGIDTVLTRHFEAPRLLVVAGSRPCWQFCHVDDLAAALEYAALGLVEGEVTVGCDGWLEQEEVEALSGIRRMELPASLALGTAARLHRLGLTPAPAGDLAYTMYPWVVSGSRLHEAGWRPQYGNEEVLAELLAQVAGRHAVAGRRLGGKEAATSLGAAGATVALVGTAALVRRARKRRRY
- a CDS encoding molybdenum cofactor biosynthesis protein MoaE — protein: MSENHDPIRLLAIRETPLSLDEVYAAVGDDAAGGTTVFVGTVRDHDGGKSVTALEYSCHPTAEREMRRIAEKVVADFPVRALAAVHRVGRLEINDAAVIVAVSCPHRGEAFAAARRLIDDLKHEVPIWKHQIFADGQEEWVGAGSC